GGCTTCAAATGGAACGGCTTCAAAAGGGCGAATCTCTGCTCTTTCTCGATGGAGGGATGGGCACGCTGTTGGCCGAGCGAGGTTGGGCTCCCCCCATGCTTCCAGAGGAGATGAACATGGAGCGACCGGAAGTGGTGCGCG
This is a stretch of genomic DNA from Synergistaceae bacterium. It encodes these proteins:
- a CDS encoding homocysteine S-methyltransferase family protein — translated: MQETKNAGRKTPKARLQMERLQKGESLLFLDGGMGTLLAERGWAPPMLPEEMNMERPEVVR